A window of Anaerolineae bacterium genomic DNA:
CCGTCAGGAAGGGGATGGAGAGCTGATCAAAGGTGCGGCCGGCCAACAGCTCCTCCAGGTAGGCCTCCATGCGGGAGGTGTCGAACAGGCCCAGATGAGGGCGCCCCAGACGCACCAGCTTGGACCAGGAGAGATCCCGCGCCAGGGCTTTGAGCTGTTCGACACTGTAGCCGGCGCAGTACAGGGCGCCCACGACCGAGCCGGCGCTGACGCCGGCGACCACATCCGGGCGAATGCCCTCGCGCTCCAGCACTTCCAGCACTCCGATATGTGCCGTGCCGCGCGCCGCGCCGCCGCTAAGGGCTAACCCCACCTTCTTCCGGCCCCAGGGCCATTTCCCCCGTGACTGCGGCATCCTTTGCCTCCTCTCTCAAGTCTCAAGGGGAACTCTGCACACCGGTATATTCTATCAGCGTGACGAGGTGAAAGGCAATTTCGCGGGAGCTCTCTGCATGAGCGGACAGCCAATCCCGCACAGCGCCGGCGCGGTCCCACCAGGCCGGCTCCGATTCCACCAGCCAGACGCGGCGGCGTCCCCCGACCAGCCGGCGCATGGCGGCATCCAGTTCCGCCGGCGGCAGGCCGTTGGCGAAGGGCGCCGGCGCATAGATGGCCTCCTCCGCCGGCGCGTAATAGGTGAAGGTTCCCTGCGCCTGCGGGATGAGGAACAGTACCAGATCGCCGGCCTGACGATGCGCCGTGAAATACCGCGCCGCGCTGCGAAAATCGGGTTTAATGGTCTGTGTGCCCTGGACGGCGATACCCAACAGGCTCGCCGCCAGCACGGCCGCCACAGCCCCCAGTGCCAGCGGGCGCCATACTCGCCACAGCCAGGCTGTGCCCAGCGCCATCAGGAGCAGGAGCGCCGGCAGGGTGAAGATCAGATAGCGCTCGGCGAAGAGCGGCTTCACCGTGGAAAGGACCATCAGCCCGACGGCCGGCACACCCAGCCATGCGAGCAGGGCCAGCGGGACGCGCCGCCATGTCCATCGCGGGGCCAGCCAGATGCCGGCGGTGCCCAGTAGTGCCAGGAAGAGCGCCGGCGTAGCGAGCCAAGCCGGCAGGCGGCCGGAGGGCCCCAGGGTGAAACCCAGCGCCAGGCCTGCGGTCATATCGCCCCAGGATGCCGGCGCGTGTCCCGTCTGAAAGGATGAGAGCAAGAGCGGTATGCCCCAGCCGGCCAAGGGCACGGCCGGCAGACAGAGCGCCGCCATGGCCACAGCCCAGGCCGGCCAGCCGCCGCGCCCCTTGGGCCGCAGGAGAATGCCCATGAGGAGATGGGCCGGCACCAGCCAGAGCGCCATAAAGTGGAGATAGACCAGTACTGCCATGCCGAAGACGTAGCCGGCCCAGCGCCATACCCCGCCGCGCTCCAGCGCGTCCAGGTAGAGCCAGGAGACCAGCAGGGCGAGGGCCAATAGCGGCGCGTAGACGCGCGCTTCCTGCGAATACCATACCCAGAAGGACGAGCAGGCGGCGAACAGCAGTGCCCATACGGCGGCCGCCGGGTGGACGAAGCGCCGGCAGAGGGCCCACAGCAGGGCCAGCCCGCATGTCCCCCACAGGGCGGAGAAGAAGCGTCCGGAGACAAGGCCGCCGCCGGCGATCGCCTGCCAGCCGGCCAGCATGGTGTAATAGAGCGGGGCGTTGTGGCCTGGCTGGGTAAAGAGCATCCGCAAAGATGCCAGGGACGAGGCAAACTCCAGGGAGTCGGCCTCGTCCCGCCAGATGCTTTGAAAATCCAGGTGCCACAGCCGCAGGGCGAATCCCAGTGCAATCAGCAACAGCGCCAGCGCATACGAGGGGAATCTACCACCCGGCCGGCGTTCTGCTGTCACATCCTCATTCCTCTTGCGCTGGCTCTTCCGGCGCCGGCGGCTCCGATGGGGATGCGGCGCGCCGGCGGCTCCGGATGGTCAGCACGATCACCGCGGCGATAATGGCCAGCACCACCAGGATGCCGCAGATCAGCCAGAGGTACGAGAAGATGAGGATGAGGATGTCCATGAAGCGCGCCCAGTCGAACCCGCCGGCCGGCTCGGCGCTCTGGGGCACTTCGCCGGATGGGACAGGGGCCGGCGTCTCCGCCGACGGCAGGGCGGGCGCAGTGGTCGGCGCGGCTTCCGGCTGAGCCGGCGTCGGCTGGGGAGGGGTGGGTGGGACAGGGGTGGGTTGCGCCGGCGGCGCCGGTGTGAGGGTCGCGGCCGGCGTCGGCGTCTGCACCGGCGACTGGAGCAGTCGCCGCGCCAGCGCCGGCGAACTGCCGGCCAGCAGAGCGGTCAGCAGGGCGCTCAACAGCAGGATCACGATAACCGCACTGCGCTCAGGTGATGATCGGAACCCCGAGGACGGTTGATGATGTCTCACTGCAGTTCCCTTCCCTTGCGAATCAGATGCGCGCCGGCAGTGTGGGCGCCGGCGGTAGTGGTCGGTGCGGTCCGTTACAGGACGATCTTGCCCTCAATGAGCAGGATGAGACAGCCGAAAATCAGCACATTGAGGAAAATCAGGATGGCGATAATAGGCCAATAACGCCGTTCCAGCAGTTCGGACATGGCATTTCCTCCTGTGCAGGGACCGGGCCGGCGGCGTCCCAGCCGTTCCGCCATAGCATACTGACATTGCGGACAAAAGTCAAATGGATTACCTGGCCTCCCCGCGGGCGGCCAGCCGCCGGCGCACCGCCTGCCAGAGCGCGGCCAGGTCCTGCATGCCCAGCAGAAGCGCCGCGGCGAGGTAAACGCCGGCGCCCAGCGCCGCCGGCACGGCAACGTGCAGTACCCGGCCGGCCAGTGCGCCGGCCGGCAGTATCCCCGCCAGCCAGCGCCAGGAGAACCAGACCGCGGCGCCCATGATAAGGGAGGCGCCGGCCGCCCGGGCAAGCGCGCTGGCAACGTGCTCCTCCAGGCCGCCGACGCGCCGGCGCAGTAACAGCCACATGATGACGGCGTGGCTGGCATGCTTGGCGGAATCGGCCAGCACCAGCCCCAGCATGCCCATGCGCCCGACCAGCCCCAGCGCCACCGCCAGGTAAACGAACACGCTCCACAGCCCCACCACCGCCGGCGTCAGGGTGTCCTGCTGGGCATAGAAGGCATAGTTGAGCGGCCAGTCTATGGAGGCGAAGAACAGCCCGATGAGATAGCCGAACAGCGCTACCGTGACCCAGTGGGTGTCGTAGGCGGTGAAGCGGCCGTGCTCGAAGATTAACCGCACCAGCGGCTTGCCCAGGATGTACAGTCCGACGATGGCCGGCACGATAAGGGTGATCACCATGCGCAGGCCGGCGCTCAGGGTGCGCCGATAGGCGGCCCAATCCTGCGCCGCGCTGAAGCGCGACAGCGAGGGGAGCACCGCCAGGGAGATGGCCACGGAAATCAAGCCGTGCGGGAACTGGATGAGCTGGGTGGCGTTGGCCATCCAGGCGATGCTCTGCTCCCCGGTGCCGGAGGCCAGCCGGCGGTCAATGATGATCTGCGCTTGGCTGATGAGCAGGCCGGCGGCGATGGGCAGGTACAGCTTGACGATGCGGCGGAGCCCTGGGTGGCGGAGATCGAGCAGGGGACGCAGGGCCTTCAGCTCCAGGTCGGGGAGCTGGATGAGCAGTTGAAAGAGGGAGCCGGCCAGGACGCCGACGCCCAGGCTGTAGATGTCCCATCGGCCGGCCAGCAGCGGGGCTGCCATGATAATGCCCAGGTTATATACCGCCGCTCCAAAGGCCGGATAGGTGAAGCGCTTGAGGCTGTACAGCACGCCGGTGGCGACGCCCGAGAGGCCGAAGAGGAGGGTGGCCGGCAGGATAATGCGGATGAGGCGCACCGTGACCGCCAGCAGGGCCGGGCTGAAGCCGCCGACCATGACCCAGGCCACGGCCGGCGCCAGCGCCTCCAACATCATGACCAGCACGCCCATCAGGAGGGCGATCAGGGTGAACATGATGCTGGCCAGCCGCCATAACTCATCGCGGCGGTCCGCATAGGTGCTGAGCACCGGCACCAGGGCGGCGCTGAGCATGCCGCTCACCAGCAGGTCGTAAATCATCATCGGCACGCGGGCGGCGGCTTCGAAGGCGCTCACCAGCCCGGACGCGCCGAAATAGTGGGCGATGATGGTGACCCGCACTACTCCCAGCAAGCGGCTGGCGACGTTGCCCAGGGCGATGATGCCGGCGGAGCGGGCGATGCCGCTACTCTGTTCCTCTGCCATAGCGCTCCAGGATCGTCTGAATGAGCCGGGATGTGGAATGGTCGGGGAGATAGGGCAGGAACTGCACCTGGCCGCCGTATTCCAGGACAACGCGGGCCTCCGGCGGCCAGCGCCCCTGGTCAGGGGACCAATCGCCGCCCTTGACGTAGATGTCCGGACGGAGCCGGCGCACGATCTCCTCCGCCGTCGGCGCATCGAAGATGACCACGCCGTCCACACACGCCAGCGCGGCCAGGACGGCGGCGCGCTCCTGTTCCGGCACGATGGGGCGCGCCGGCCCCTTCAGCAAGCGGGTGGAAGCGTCGCTGTTCAACCCTACGACCAGGGTATCGCCCAGCGCCCGGGCCCTTTGCAGGTAATCCACATGGCCCAGGTGGAGGAGGTCAAAGTGGCCGTTGGTGAAGACGATGCGCTTGCCGGCGGCGCGCCAGGCCGCGCACCGCTGTTCTGCCTCTTCCAGGCTCCATACTGACCCCATTCCAGCTCCCTTTTGCTACAGTGTTGAGTGCGCTTCGCTCTATTTGCCGGGCAGGTGGCTGACACCACATCCCCCGCTCCCCGTGCTCAGGAAAGAGGCCTGGGGATCACTGGCTTGGGGCAGGGCCGGTGCCCACCAGGAACACGGCCCTC
This region includes:
- a CDS encoding glycosyltransferase family 39 protein, which gives rise to MTAERRPGGRFPSYALALLLIALGFALRLWHLDFQSIWRDEADSLEFASSLASLRMLFTQPGHNAPLYYTMLAGWQAIAGGGLVSGRFFSALWGTCGLALLWALCRRFVHPAAAVWALLFAACSSFWVWYSQEARVYAPLLALALLVSWLYLDALERGGVWRWAGYVFGMAVLVYLHFMALWLVPAHLLMGILLRPKGRGGWPAWAVAMAALCLPAVPLAGWGIPLLLSSFQTGHAPASWGDMTAGLALGFTLGPSGRLPAWLATPALFLALLGTAGIWLAPRWTWRRVPLALLAWLGVPAVGLMVLSTVKPLFAERYLIFTLPALLLLMALGTAWLWRVWRPLALGAVAAVLAASLLGIAVQGTQTIKPDFRSAARYFTAHRQAGDLVLFLIPQAQGTFTYYAPAEEAIYAPAPFANGLPPAELDAAMRRLVGGRRRVWLVESEPAWWDRAGAVRDWLSAHAESSREIAFHLVTLIEYTGVQSSP
- the murJ gene encoding murein biosynthesis integral membrane protein MurJ, with product MAEEQSSGIARSAGIIALGNVASRLLGVVRVTIIAHYFGASGLVSAFEAAARVPMMIYDLLVSGMLSAALVPVLSTYADRRDELWRLASIMFTLIALLMGVLVMMLEALAPAVAWVMVGGFSPALLAVTVRLIRIILPATLLFGLSGVATGVLYSLKRFTYPAFGAAVYNLGIIMAAPLLAGRWDIYSLGVGVLAGSLFQLLIQLPDLELKALRPLLDLRHPGLRRIVKLYLPIAAGLLISQAQIIIDRRLASGTGEQSIAWMANATQLIQFPHGLISVAISLAVLPSLSRFSAAQDWAAYRRTLSAGLRMVITLIVPAIVGLYILGKPLVRLIFEHGRFTAYDTHWVTVALFGYLIGLFFASIDWPLNYAFYAQQDTLTPAVVGLWSVFVYLAVALGLVGRMGMLGLVLADSAKHASHAVIMWLLLRRRVGGLEEHVASALARAAGASLIMGAAVWFSWRWLAGILPAGALAGRVLHVAVPAALGAGVYLAAALLLGMQDLAALWQAVRRRLAARGEAR
- the rfaE2 gene encoding D-glycero-beta-D-manno-heptose 1-phosphate adenylyltransferase, with product MGSVWSLEEAEQRCAAWRAAGKRIVFTNGHFDLLHLGHVDYLQRARALGDTLVVGLNSDASTRLLKGPARPIVPEQERAAVLAALACVDGVVIFDAPTAEEIVRRLRPDIYVKGGDWSPDQGRWPPEARVVLEYGGQVQFLPYLPDHSTSRLIQTILERYGRGTE